One part of the Desulfonema ishimotonii genome encodes these proteins:
- a CDS encoding glycerophosphodiester phosphodiesterase translates to MVLNIAHRGARSIAPENTLIAARKGLEAGADLWETDVSVTGDGALILFHDRSPDRTTDVRARFPGRASRKLWTFTLAELRTLDAGSFFVESDPFGQIAAGAVSAADQVAFRGEKIPTLEEALIFTRAANWRINLELKTLPAALKDFPIVDRVLALADAVHMPPEHLILSSTHHPWLREVQEKRPEIEVQALIGVPVMKPMDWGGYEFPIYNANSARIDEDQIRAAIARGRTVNLFTVNAEAEMRRFIRAGVSGIITDFPQRLARIIASPGE, encoded by the coding sequence ATGGTTCTTAATATCGCGCACCGGGGCGCGCGCAGCATTGCCCCGGAAAACACCCTGATAGCCGCCCGTAAAGGCCTCGAGGCCGGGGCCGACCTCTGGGAAACAGACGTCTCCGTCACCGGAGACGGGGCCCTGATTCTGTTTCACGACCGTTCCCCGGACCGGACCACGGATGTCCGGGCGCGTTTTCCCGGAAGGGCGTCCCGGAAGTTATGGACGTTCACTCTGGCGGAACTTCGCACACTGGACGCCGGCTCATTTTTTGTGGAGAGCGACCCCTTTGGCCAGATCGCGGCAGGCGCTGTTTCCGCAGCAGATCAGGTCGCCTTCCGGGGTGAAAAGATCCCGACGCTGGAAGAGGCCCTGATCTTCACCAGAGCGGCAAACTGGCGGATCAATCTGGAGCTGAAAACCCTGCCCGCGGCCCTGAAGGATTTTCCGATCGTGGACCGGGTGCTGGCCCTGGCCGATGCGGTACACATGCCCCCGGAACACCTGATTCTCTCTTCAACTCACCATCCCTGGCTGCGGGAGGTGCAGGAAAAAAGGCCGGAGATCGAGGTGCAGGCCCTGATCGGCGTTCCTGTTATGAAACCGATGGACTGGGGCGGATACGAGTTTCCCATCTACAACGCCAACAGCGCCCGGATTGACGAAGACCAGATCCGGGCGGCCATCGCCAGGGGACGGACGGTCAATCTCTTTACCGTCAATGCGGAAGCGGAGATGCGGCGATTTATCCGGGCCGGGGTCTCCGGCATCATCACCGATTTCCCCCAGCGCCTCGCCCGGATCATCGCCTCCCCCGGCGAGTGA
- a CDS encoding transposase family protein has product MLCVGTHDCDAPASRVSEPAVSTDSLELHTLTSEQKDFNRRLLKKRIKVENVIREIKTFSIMSGTCRNR; this is encoded by the coding sequence ATGCTCTGCGTCGGAACGCACGACTGCGACGCTCCCGCGTCGCGTGTCTCCGAACCCGCTGTCTCAACCGACAGCCTTGAATTGCACACGCTGACCTCCGAACAGAAAGATTTCAACCGGAGACTTTTGAAAAAACGGATAAAGGTGGAGAATGTGATAAGGGAAATTAAAACATTTAGCATAATGTCAGGTACTTGCAGAAACAGATGA
- a CDS encoding UDP-2,3-diacylglucosamine diphosphatase, which translates to MIIVTDAHISSAAGNSATFFEMLRAFEETAGDLIFLGDIFDLWIALPGFEQEIHREFLAWCRTQKGRRKIGFIEGNHEFFLARKKGDAFSWCTDGPCRDDGRGHLFCHGDQINRKDRNYLRFRRLVRNSVTRMLLKHIPLGPELAEQVRRGMKNTNPVFRKMFPENEITAFGKDCFRDRRVRTVFVGHFHREYVMPFSPGRRLYLLPDWLSTEKVALYREATGEMILSHWREMPV; encoded by the coding sequence ATGATCATTGTCACAGACGCCCACATCAGCAGCGCAGCTGGTAATTCCGCTACCTTTTTCGAGATGCTCAGGGCCTTTGAGGAGACCGCCGGGGATCTGATCTTTCTCGGCGACATCTTTGACCTCTGGATTGCGCTGCCCGGCTTTGAACAGGAGATTCACAGGGAATTCCTTGCCTGGTGCCGCACGCAAAAGGGCCGCCGGAAGATCGGCTTTATTGAGGGAAATCATGAATTTTTTCTGGCGCGGAAAAAGGGGGACGCATTTTCATGGTGTACGGACGGCCCGTGCAGGGATGACGGGCGGGGCCACCTCTTCTGTCACGGCGATCAGATCAACCGGAAGGATCGGAATTATCTCCGCTTCAGAAGGCTGGTCAGAAACAGCGTGACCCGGATGCTCCTGAAGCACATCCCCCTGGGGCCCGAACTGGCCGAACAGGTCCGGCGGGGCATGAAAAACACCAACCCCGTCTTCCGAAAGATGTTCCCGGAAAATGAGATCACTGCCTTCGGAAAAGACTGTTTCCGGGACCGCCGGGTCCGCACGGTGTTTGTGGGCCACTTTCACCGGGAATACGTGATGCCGTTTTCACCCGGCCGCCGGCTCTATCTCCTCCCGGACTGGCTGAGTACGGAAAAAGTGGCGCTGTACCGGGAGGCGACCGGAGAGATGATCCTGTCTCACTGGCGAGAGATGCCGGTGTGA
- a CDS encoding IS4 family transposase, translating into MSKAITVVERTKALLNGNSFKADHRCNPVFFSRNRVLTFRMLILLMLRKSLKSAQLVLNEFFDKMNTGVITVTPGAFTQARSKMLHTAFIELNRKAVVETIYEKDEYEKYRGYRLLGIDGSKVTLPNERDIRQFFGSVRIANQHESTRGEYPVGIASVLYDLLNNVAIDALPGHAKSYEVDLATAHLANYKKIKDLLIFDRNYPSYFFLAFLIHSGISFLGRCSRSSFKEAREMFGRQMIQSRTVTLKPHHTKRKQIGKAGLPMKIRVRFVSVLLETGEVGVLVTSLCDEKLWPTEIFKELYNTRWGVETFYGTLKERLNLENFTGKTVESVRQDFYSTVFISGIESVLTGEARKKLSDKDDKNEYHQLVNKAVSFNTIKNHVTDLFFGESDTEILLEKLTRLFMTNPVCERKNRKFPRKRRPRASLNYHKRFKKIVF; encoded by the coding sequence ATGTCAAAAGCGATAACAGTTGTTGAGAGGACAAAAGCATTGCTGAATGGTAATTCTTTCAAAGCGGATCATCGGTGCAATCCCGTTTTTTTCAGTCGGAACCGGGTACTGACATTCCGTATGCTCATACTTCTGATGCTTCGGAAAAGTCTGAAATCCGCACAACTGGTTCTGAATGAATTCTTTGACAAAATGAATACCGGTGTGATCACAGTGACACCGGGTGCTTTCACTCAGGCCCGGAGCAAAATGCTTCATACGGCTTTTATCGAATTAAATCGTAAAGCGGTTGTTGAAACAATTTATGAAAAAGATGAATATGAAAAATACCGGGGATACCGCCTCCTGGGCATTGACGGCTCCAAAGTGACTCTGCCGAACGAACGTGATATCAGACAGTTTTTCGGATCTGTCAGAATTGCCAATCAGCATGAAAGCACCCGGGGAGAATATCCGGTCGGAATAGCTTCCGTTCTTTACGATCTTTTGAATAATGTTGCGATTGATGCGCTGCCGGGTCATGCCAAATCATATGAAGTGGATTTGGCAACGGCACATTTGGCAAATTATAAAAAAATCAAAGATCTGCTTATTTTCGATAGGAATTATCCCTCATATTTTTTTCTGGCTTTTCTGATTCATTCCGGAATCAGTTTTTTGGGACGTTGTTCCCGAAGTTCTTTCAAAGAAGCCCGTGAGATGTTCGGCAGGCAAATGATTCAAAGCCGGACAGTGACATTGAAACCGCATCATACAAAAAGAAAACAGATCGGAAAAGCCGGACTTCCCATGAAAATCAGAGTGCGCTTTGTCAGTGTGTTGCTTGAAACCGGAGAGGTCGGGGTTCTTGTCACCTCCCTTTGCGATGAAAAACTCTGGCCCACGGAAATTTTCAAAGAACTTTACAATACCAGATGGGGAGTGGAAACATTTTACGGCACACTGAAAGAACGTCTTAATTTGGAAAATTTCACCGGTAAGACCGTTGAAAGTGTCAGGCAGGATTTTTATTCAACTGTTTTTATCAGCGGGATCGAATCCGTTCTGACCGGGGAAGCTCGGAAAAAACTTTCGGATAAAGATGACAAAAACGAATATCATCAGCTGGTTAACAAAGCTGTTTCATTCAATACGATAAAAAATCATGTCACAGATTTGTTTTTCGGAGAATCGGACACTGAAATCCTTTTGGAAAAACTTACGAGATTATTTATGACAAATCCCGTATGTGAAAGAAAGAACCGCAAATTCCCCAGAAAAAGACGACCAAGGGCCAGTCTGAACTATCATAAACGGTTTAAAAAAATAGTTTTCTGA
- the mnmG gene encoding tRNA uridine-5-carboxymethylaminomethyl(34) synthesis enzyme MnmG: MAFYEKTYDVIVVGAGHAGCEAALAPARMGCSVLLLAIDLDKLAAMPCSPSIGGMAKGQLVKEVDALGGEMAKITDQTAISYKVLNTKKGPAVHSSRTQNDKNRYHIAMKAVIERQPNLDLKQGLVERLVVEDGRVIGVEDQNGFGYQGKAVVLATGTFLSGRVHIGFRSIKAGRAGEFASYDLPAHLRELGFELGRMKTGTPPRLHRASIDFSQFEPQEPMPEPITPFSFFTKKITLPQVPSYMGHTNENSQKVVRDNLKYSALYGGVIKGVSARYCPSFEDKVVKFPERTRHHVILEPEGLDTDEIYASGLGNSLPPEVQLEFVRSVRGLELAEIMRPAYAIEYDYVNPVQLRPTLETKRVRGLFMAGQINGTSGYEEAGAQGMWAGINAACQVQGRPPFVLDRSQAYMGVMIDDLVTKGTREPYRMFTSRAEYRLMLREDNADLRLMEIGHGLGLISADTLKDLNDRKAQTDAEIRRIKKTVVKPTPAVNAYLEEKGTRPVSNGVHLDQLLKRAELDYGAVSTLAPPTEPVRARIARQVEIEVKYEGYIQRQQREINRFRNLERVRMPETFDYSRVAGLSNELREKLSAIRPASLGQASRIEGMTPSGISVLMVALKAAGAG, from the coding sequence ATGGCATTTTACGAAAAAACATACGATGTGATTGTCGTCGGGGCAGGCCATGCCGGATGTGAGGCCGCGCTGGCCCCGGCCCGGATGGGATGCAGCGTTTTGCTGCTGGCCATTGATCTGGACAAGCTCGCGGCCATGCCGTGCAGCCCCTCCATCGGGGGGATGGCCAAGGGCCAGCTTGTGAAAGAGGTGGACGCCCTGGGCGGGGAAATGGCCAAGATCACCGACCAGACCGCCATCAGCTACAAGGTGCTCAACACCAAAAAAGGCCCGGCCGTCCACTCTTCCCGGACCCAGAACGACAAGAACCGCTATCACATCGCCATGAAGGCCGTCATTGAGCGCCAGCCCAACCTGGACCTCAAACAGGGGCTGGTGGAGCGGCTGGTGGTGGAAGACGGTCGCGTTATCGGCGTTGAGGATCAGAACGGGTTCGGCTATCAGGGCAAAGCCGTTGTGCTGGCCACCGGCACCTTTCTGAGCGGGCGGGTTCACATCGGCTTCCGTTCAATCAAAGCGGGCCGGGCCGGGGAATTCGCATCCTACGACCTCCCGGCCCACCTGCGGGAGCTTGGCTTTGAGCTGGGGCGGATGAAGACCGGCACCCCGCCGCGCCTGCACCGGGCCAGCATCGACTTCAGCCAATTTGAGCCCCAGGAGCCGATGCCGGAGCCGATCACCCCCTTTTCATTCTTCACGAAAAAGATCACCCTGCCCCAGGTGCCCAGCTATATGGGCCACACCAATGAAAACAGCCAGAAGGTGGTCCGGGACAACCTGAAATATTCGGCCCTGTACGGCGGTGTGATCAAAGGGGTTTCCGCCCGCTACTGTCCGTCGTTTGAGGACAAGGTGGTGAAATTTCCCGAACGGACCCGCCATCACGTCATTCTGGAGCCGGAGGGCCTTGACACGGATGAGATCTACGCCAGCGGGCTGGGCAACAGCCTGCCGCCCGAGGTGCAGCTTGAATTTGTCCGGTCGGTCCGGGGGCTGGAGTTGGCGGAGATCATGCGGCCCGCCTATGCCATCGAATATGATTACGTCAACCCGGTCCAGCTCAGGCCGACCCTGGAGACCAAGCGGGTCCGGGGCCTTTTCATGGCCGGTCAGATCAACGGCACGTCCGGGTACGAGGAGGCCGGTGCCCAGGGCATGTGGGCCGGGATCAACGCGGCCTGTCAGGTGCAGGGCAGGCCGCCCTTTGTGCTGGACCGGTCCCAGGCCTACATGGGCGTGATGATTGACGATCTGGTTACAAAGGGCACACGGGAGCCGTACCGGATGTTCACGTCGCGGGCCGAGTACCGGCTCATGCTCCGGGAGGATAACGCCGATCTGCGGCTTATGGAGATCGGGCACGGATTGGGGCTGATCAGCGCGGACACGCTGAAGGATCTCAATGACCGGAAGGCGCAGACTGACGCTGAGATCCGGCGCATAAAAAAGACTGTTGTCAAGCCGACGCCGGCCGTGAACGCCTATCTGGAGGAGAAGGGAACCCGTCCTGTGAGCAATGGCGTACACCTGGATCAGCTTCTGAAGCGGGCGGAGCTGGATTACGGGGCGGTTTCCACGCTGGCCCCGCCCACGGAACCGGTCCGGGCCCGGATTGCGCGGCAGGTGGAGATCGAGGTCAAGTATGAGGGATATATTCAACGCCAGCAGCGGGAGATTAATCGCTTCCGGAATCTGGAGCGGGTTCGGATGCCGGAGACCTTTGATTACAGCCGGGTTGCCGGGCTGTCCAACGAACTGCGGGAGAAGCTTTCGGCCATCCGCCCGGCCTCTCTGGGGCAGGCTTCCCGTATTGAAGGGATGACGCCGTCGGGCATTTCGGTGCTGATGGTGGCCCTGAAGGCCGCAGGCGCTGGCTGA
- a CDS encoding N-acetyltransferase codes for MNIRKATIKDIKAIHRLLHRYSDQGDLIPRPLSRLYDHIRDFSVAADPETDTVVGCCALQFCWEDLAEIRSLAVESDRRGQHIATRLVETCIGEARSFGMRKLFCLTFKPEFFGKFGFVTIDRSELPLKIWADCMLCVKFPDCEGIAMMKALD; via the coding sequence ATGAATATCAGAAAAGCAACCATAAAAGATATCAAAGCCATTCACAGGCTCCTTCACCGGTACAGCGACCAGGGCGACCTGATTCCCCGACCGCTGAGCCGGCTTTACGACCACATCAGAGACTTCTCAGTCGCCGCTGACCCTGAAACCGACACCGTTGTCGGCTGCTGCGCCCTCCAGTTCTGCTGGGAAGATCTGGCAGAAATCCGCTCCCTGGCCGTGGAAAGTGACCGCCGGGGACAACACATCGCCACCCGGCTGGTGGAAACCTGCATCGGAGAGGCCCGAAGCTTTGGCATGAGAAAGCTCTTCTGCCTCACCTTCAAACCGGAGTTCTTCGGAAAATTCGGATTTGTCACCATCGACCGCTCCGAGCTTCCGCTGAAAATATGGGCCGACTGCATGTTGTGCGTAAAATTTCCGGACTGTGAGGGCATTGCCATGATGAAGGCGCTCGATTAG
- a CDS encoding substrate-binding periplasmic protein: MGDNASPQAKQKKRKNQMKKRIISILITGMLCVFFSLDSFGNETVYLTTGEWSPFTSEDLKDYGFLCRVTTEAFGVVGVNTKYKFFPWKRASFLVENGVSDGSVGWIHSEKREDKYYLSDPLAESYNVFFHLKNYKFDWKTEEDLKGIRIGVTIGYYEEEWLKQMQIESNWSDLLNLKKLARGRIDIFPCNQEVCMFLIRKNFPPEMAKQITYHRKPYYRATSHVIFSKTTEKGLRLRNLLNEGLKRLHESGRYKQLADAFAKGEYD, encoded by the coding sequence ATGGGAGACAATGCATCGCCTCAGGCAAAACAGAAGAAAAGGAAAAATCAGATGAAAAAACGGATCATTTCAATTCTTATAACCGGTATGCTCTGTGTGTTCTTTTCATTAGACAGTTTCGGCAACGAGACAGTTTACCTGACAACCGGAGAATGGTCGCCTTTTACCTCGGAAGACTTAAAGGACTACGGATTTCTTTGCCGTGTGACGACAGAGGCGTTTGGCGTAGTCGGCGTAAATACAAAATATAAATTTTTCCCCTGGAAACGGGCATCATTTTTAGTCGAGAACGGTGTCTCTGACGGATCGGTCGGATGGATTCACTCTGAAAAACGGGAAGATAAATATTATTTAAGCGATCCGCTTGCAGAAAGCTATAATGTATTTTTTCATCTGAAAAATTATAAATTTGACTGGAAAACCGAAGAGGATCTGAAAGGAATCAGAATAGGTGTTACCATAGGATATTATGAGGAAGAGTGGTTAAAGCAGATGCAAATTGAATCTAACTGGAGTGACCTCCTGAATTTAAAAAAACTCGCCAGAGGTCGGATTGATATTTTTCCCTGTAACCAGGAGGTCTGTATGTTTCTGATCCGTAAAAATTTTCCCCCGGAAATGGCAAAACAGATCACATATCATCGCAAACCATATTATCGCGCAACCTCTCATGTTATTTTTTCCAAAACAACTGAAAAAGGGCTGCGCCTGAGAAATCTGCTTAATGAGGGATTAAAGCGCCTTCATGAAAGCGGAAGATACAAACAGCTTGCGGATGCTTTTGCCAAAGGGGAATATGACTGA
- the csx30 gene encoding type III-E CRISPR-associated protein Csx30 has protein sequence MSTENEFRHTENTLFSECLDILVQWGQLRLLMQDNDAFLQELEGQWAYLNAVSPQPDFGLDLFEGKTEAALALLHGRLTVGMDMDTEDADQVMTAMGTLDQVIFLVEAVDAFPDAGQFPKAFQEKVRELLRQVTIDRPPPGLRLIPLNQWRQDILKVIPSHIRYLFPWYASWAELDPDALDALAAHWDAALRGQANGMGIPPGTLGRLMAELGRDAPLLAHVQRKARQRQHSSKAAGKRLPGRLLALCEASRSEQPVPNGPGEADLLLAACLTLDVPVRSETGRAELIFLAAFCAPFPDARYRISLFSETERFLKRIPPSALPSGSLMESVYRWAHDRLSDRELIRKAFEEWEGRLGRTNEVTAPEILFTRAVEKVRNAPVPGHLRRSPDGVFRNAVRSAVKYIATRWLVAVAAACLLAALAFFTIYPPAPSVPPPPKPPVKKDVRPATSPAPQAPAPAEEKMRRNRPDPFQSPFDGTEGDGAVTTETGAVPLPGTLPQTPSDRATAEEFRLMGILLTPDGHKALMKAPDGRGYLLGKGLSAGFHKIRVTEIFRDRVMIEERQQDGQGSPPVRKRVLTLQGEAE, from the coding sequence ATGTCCACTGAAAACGAATTCCGGCATACTGAAAACACCCTGTTTTCCGAATGCCTCGATATACTGGTCCAATGGGGCCAGCTTCGCCTGCTGATGCAGGATAACGACGCATTTCTCCAGGAGTTGGAGGGACAGTGGGCGTATCTCAATGCCGTCAGCCCGCAGCCGGATTTCGGTCTGGACCTTTTTGAGGGCAAAACCGAGGCCGCTCTGGCCCTGCTTCACGGACGTCTGACCGTGGGGATGGATATGGATACGGAAGATGCCGATCAGGTGATGACCGCTATGGGGACGCTGGATCAGGTCATCTTCCTGGTGGAAGCCGTGGACGCCTTTCCCGATGCGGGGCAGTTCCCAAAAGCCTTTCAGGAAAAGGTCCGGGAACTCCTCCGGCAGGTGACCATCGACCGTCCCCCTCCGGGACTGCGGCTGATTCCCCTGAACCAGTGGCGTCAGGATATCCTGAAGGTGATCCCCTCCCACATCCGCTACCTTTTCCCCTGGTACGCCTCATGGGCCGAACTGGACCCGGATGCCCTTGATGCGCTGGCGGCCCACTGGGATGCGGCGCTCCGGGGCCAGGCCAACGGCATGGGCATCCCTCCCGGAACGCTCGGTCGGCTGATGGCCGAACTGGGCCGGGATGCGCCACTGCTCGCCCATGTGCAGAGGAAAGCCCGGCAGCGGCAACATTCTTCCAAAGCCGCTGGGAAACGTCTGCCCGGACGGCTGCTGGCCCTGTGTGAGGCGTCCCGTTCAGAACAGCCTGTGCCGAACGGTCCGGGGGAGGCCGATCTGCTGCTGGCCGCCTGCCTGACCCTTGATGTGCCGGTCCGTTCGGAAACCGGGCGGGCGGAACTGATTTTTCTGGCGGCATTCTGTGCCCCGTTCCCGGACGCCCGGTACCGCATCTCCCTGTTTTCGGAAACAGAGCGCTTTCTGAAGCGGATTCCCCCGTCCGCACTCCCTTCCGGCAGCCTCATGGAATCGGTTTACCGCTGGGCCCATGACCGTCTCTCCGACCGGGAGCTGATCCGGAAGGCCTTTGAAGAATGGGAAGGCCGCCTGGGCCGGACAAATGAGGTCACAGCCCCTGAAATCCTTTTCACCCGTGCGGTGGAAAAGGTCCGAAATGCCCCGGTTCCGGGCCATCTGAGGCGATCCCCGGACGGGGTTTTCCGCAATGCCGTCAGATCCGCTGTGAAATATATTGCCACCCGGTGGCTTGTGGCCGTGGCGGCAGCCTGCCTGCTGGCGGCCCTGGCCTTTTTTACGATCTACCCGCCCGCACCCTCTGTCCCGCCGCCCCCGAAGCCGCCGGTGAAAAAGGACGTCAGGCCGGCGACGTCTCCTGCACCGCAGGCCCCCGCGCCTGCTGAAGAAAAGATGAGGCGCAACAGGCCGGACCCGTTTCAATCCCCCTTTGACGGGACGGAAGGGGACGGTGCTGTAACAACCGAAACCGGTGCGGTTCCTTTGCCCGGAACGCTTCCGCAGACCCCGTCTGACAGGGCGACTGCGGAGGAGTTCAGACTGATGGGCATTCTGCTCACCCCGGATGGCCACAAGGCGCTGATGAAGGCACCGGACGGCAGAGGCTATCTCCTCGGCAAAGGCCTGTCAGCCGGTTTCCATAAAATACGGGTGACAGAAATTTTCAGGGATCGGGTGATGATTGAGGAACGACAGCAGGACGGACAGGGAAGCCCGCCAGTGCGGAAGCGGGTTCTGACGCTTCAGGGAGAAGCGGAATAG
- a CDS encoding tetratricopeptide repeat protein — MNSGNHQRKGVGYLILISMFFMCFSGGHSVFAENSVTQSTTGDQGPAIQSEGDVTVTYGIPPEYFQKFVWIVVVGVILVIFMVVVWAYIKKHNIAPPKGVSAENFQGLAEEFGVTKAALKSFFRIMEQKQVPPEDLDSTLRKIAERYKELQNNLEGFQSDDPLVAELRGKAREALERSDFDAAEVFLNYACERDLKMARQEEEMIQRLQAAKKKRLLSAAASKAENGDLKNTQLDYNVAAAYYKEAVEYCKKALKHHKEVTEPVPAESELVLAGYLGKWGEACYFAGKYAEAEKPLKKALELREKIQGKEHKDVADCLNNMALLYDAQGKYKKAEPLYKHSLAIKEKVLGLEHPSLATTLSNLANLYRAQGRYDEAEPLYKRSLAIKEKVLGSEHPELATTLNNLAELYYAQGRYDEAEPLFKRDLAITEKVLGSEHPSFATTLSNLAGLYYAQGRYDEAEPLFKRSLAITEKVLGSEHPSLATTLNNLADLYKSQGRYDEAEPLYKRSLEIAEKALGKDHPNVKKIRNNIARFNKEKARIQAEK, encoded by the coding sequence GTGAATTCAGGAAATCATCAGAGAAAAGGTGTCGGGTATCTCATTCTGATCAGTATGTTTTTTATGTGTTTCTCCGGTGGTCATTCCGTATTTGCGGAAAATTCTGTTACGCAGTCCACAACAGGCGATCAAGGTCCGGCCATTCAGTCGGAGGGAGATGTCACCGTTACCTATGGCATTCCCCCGGAATATTTCCAGAAATTCGTCTGGATTGTTGTGGTCGGGGTTATTTTGGTGATTTTTATGGTGGTGGTGTGGGCATATATCAAAAAACACAACATCGCGCCGCCGAAAGGTGTTTCAGCGGAAAACTTTCAAGGTTTGGCTGAAGAATTCGGCGTTACCAAAGCTGCGCTGAAAAGTTTCTTCAGGATTATGGAACAGAAGCAGGTGCCGCCGGAAGATCTGGACAGCACACTGCGGAAGATCGCCGAACGGTACAAAGAACTTCAGAATAATCTTGAAGGGTTTCAGTCCGATGACCCGCTGGTGGCGGAGCTGAGGGGCAAGGCGCGGGAGGCGTTGGAACGCAGTGATTTTGATGCGGCTGAGGTGTTTCTGAATTATGCCTGCGAACGGGATCTTAAAATGGCCCGGCAGGAAGAGGAGATGATTCAGCGGTTGCAGGCGGCAAAGAAGAAACGCCTGCTTTCGGCTGCGGCGTCAAAGGCTGAAAACGGGGATTTGAAAAATACCCAATTGGATTACAACGTTGCGGCAGCCTATTATAAAGAGGCGGTTGAGTATTGCAAAAAAGCGTTGAAGCATCACAAAGAGGTAACGGAACCGGTCCCGGCGGAAAGCGAGCTGGTTCTGGCGGGGTATTTGGGAAAATGGGGGGAGGCTTGTTATTTTGCGGGAAAATATGCTGAGGCAGAGAAACCGCTGAAAAAGGCGTTGGAACTCAGAGAAAAAATTCAGGGGAAAGAACATAAGGATGTAGCGGATTGCCTCAACAATATGGCTTTGCTTTACGATGCTCAGGGGAAATATAAAAAAGCCGAACCGCTTTACAAGCACTCTTTGGCGATAAAGGAAAAAGTTCTGGGGTTGGAACATCCCTCACTTGCCACCACACTCAGCAATCTGGCTAATCTGTATCGTGCCCAGGGCCGTTATGATGAAGCCGAACCGCTTTACAAGCGCTCTTTGGCGATAAAGGAAAAAGTTCTGGGGTCGGAACATCCCGAACTTGCCACCACACTCAACAATCTGGCGGAGCTGTATTATGCCCAGGGCCGTTATGATGAAGCCGAACCGCTTTTCAAGCGCGATTTGGCGATTACGGAAAAAGTTCTGGGGTCGGAACATCCCTCATTTGCCACCACACTCAGCAATCTGGCGGGGCTGTATTATGCCCAGGGCCGTTATGATGAAGCCGAACCGCTTTTCAAGCGCTCTTTGGCGATTACGGAAAAAGTTCTGGGGTCGGAACATCCCTCACTTGCCACCACACTCAACAATCTGGCAGATCTGTACAAATCCCAAGGCCGTTATGATGAAGCCGAACCGCTTTACAAGCGCTCTTTGGAAATTGCGGAAAAGGCATTGGGAAAAGACCATCCCAACGTGAAAAAAATACGAAACAATATTGCCCGGTTCAACAAAGAAAAAGCCCGAATTCAGGCTGAAAAATAA
- a CDS encoding nucleoside recognition domain-containing protein, with the protein MKIHPHHLNLLSAAVKSGLNKGLSGFIWMLKILVPISFFTLLLDYSGWLSQADFLLSPAMGLLGLPSAAALPLIVGLLTGIYGAIATMTVLPLAPNHMTLVAIFLLISHNMIQEGIIQGKSGINPFRATLIRLAASVITVIIVARLLPAGPEVAQALSEAALSGSGTFWPMLIHWGNDTAWLCLKIFAIIITLMVVLETMKAFNIIPHILRIIHPFLRVMGLDRQVGMLWLTAGMFGIAYGAAVIMEEARENVFEEAALTRLHISIGINHSMIEDPALFLPLGLSAFWLWVPRLIAAIIAVQLFSLWHRIRPDRPVGGLHGPAGADL; encoded by the coding sequence GTGAAAATTCATCCCCACCACCTGAATCTGCTCAGCGCTGCGGTGAAAAGCGGTCTGAACAAAGGGCTATCCGGATTTATCTGGATGCTGAAGATCCTGGTTCCCATATCCTTTTTCACCCTGCTGCTCGATTACAGCGGCTGGCTCAGTCAGGCGGACTTTCTCCTTTCCCCGGCAATGGGGCTGCTGGGGCTGCCGTCCGCTGCGGCCCTGCCCCTGATCGTCGGCCTGCTCACGGGGATCTACGGCGCAATCGCCACCATGACGGTGCTGCCGCTGGCCCCGAACCACATGACCCTGGTCGCCATTTTCCTGCTGATCTCCCATAACATGATTCAGGAGGGCATCATTCAGGGGAAGTCCGGCATCAACCCCTTCAGGGCCACCCTGATCCGGCTGGCCGCTTCGGTCATCACCGTGATCATCGTTGCCCGGCTCCTCCCGGCCGGCCCGGAGGTGGCACAGGCCCTTTCAGAGGCCGCCCTATCGGGTTCCGGGACATTCTGGCCCATGCTGATCCACTGGGGAAACGACACGGCCTGGCTCTGTCTCAAGATATTTGCCATCATTATCACCCTGATGGTGGTTCTGGAAACCATGAAGGCCTTCAACATCATCCCCCATATCCTCAGAATCATTCACCCCTTTCTGCGGGTGATGGGGCTGGACCGGCAGGTGGGGATGCTGTGGCTCACGGCCGGGATGTTCGGCATTGCCTACGGCGCAGCCGTCATCATGGAAGAGGCACGGGAGAATGTGTTTGAGGAGGCAGCCCTGACCCGGCTCCACATCTCCATCGGCATCAACCACTCCATGATCGAGGACCCGGCCCTCTTTCTGCCCCTGGGCCTGAGCGCCTTCTGGCTCTGGGTTCCCCGGCTGATAGCCGCCATTATCGCGGTTCAGCTTTTCAGCCTATGGCACAGAATCCGGCCCGACCGTCCGGTAGGCGGCCTTCACGGACCGGCAGGCGCCGACCTGTAA